A stretch of the Bradyrhizobium arachidis genome encodes the following:
- a CDS encoding BTAD domain-containing putative transcriptional regulator, which yields MSGVDGDKAVGKGENGRLRLNIIGTFSASVDGHELDLSRKAQALLGYMMLSSSRQLPRTKLVGLLWSEKEDPLAKGSLRQSLSQIQRELKARGCKHFHADQLNVALELEQVACDVTEIVSDAEHGIVHPLLLAHERLTDIILDDLEAIDPAFSDWLAETRPLIHERLIDALTRLLPDEAQTAVSAAGEAAAKAIYRLDCENERAVRVLIKSHVAAGSIGAALALYARLWRQLEDAYDIEPHKLTQDLIASLRQQQPETVARPIPSSPVAQAASAGGLAASRPSVAVLPFRTLSPNLEPQFTIGIVDSVVQALSSLKELFVISRGSTMIPMLQTLDLRAIGRDLNAQYLLHGSIQRAGDQIRISTELVATESVEVVRADRLSGTAADVFDLQDRIAVEVIRSLAPQVRDRELHRAMQKRPDDLDAYQLALVGYDQMFSPDYTTFVTARTNFERAHVLNPAWAPPLSYSAIWHMQRVARGWSANALSELDTARALAERALERNSADPLANVVSGYTLSQCKHDHVGALKQLNRAIELTPNLALAFAYRAAVHVRCELYQDALRDAAINLRLSPRDRHAWFAEMISAQAHFAMEDLDVAIEHATRVATLLPNNQVNLRILIAALMESGRLDDAQAYAQPLMSEGEIDLKWIAISPWPKAILVRIEAAFSRLARMLRH from the coding sequence ATGTCTGGGGTCGACGGCGATAAGGCGGTTGGCAAAGGCGAAAACGGCCGTCTGAGACTGAATATTATCGGAACATTTTCTGCGTCCGTGGACGGACACGAGCTCGATCTCAGCCGAAAGGCGCAAGCACTTCTCGGCTATATGATGCTCTCCTCCTCAAGGCAGTTGCCGAGAACCAAGTTGGTCGGGCTGCTCTGGAGCGAGAAGGAAGATCCGCTCGCGAAGGGTTCGCTGCGCCAATCGCTGAGTCAGATCCAGCGCGAACTGAAGGCTCGCGGCTGCAAGCATTTTCATGCCGATCAGCTCAACGTGGCACTTGAGCTCGAACAGGTGGCGTGTGACGTGACGGAGATCGTCTCGGATGCCGAGCACGGTATCGTCCATCCACTCCTGCTCGCGCACGAACGCCTGACCGATATTATTCTCGACGACCTGGAAGCAATCGATCCGGCATTCTCGGACTGGCTTGCGGAGACGCGACCGTTGATCCACGAACGGCTGATCGATGCCCTGACAAGGTTGCTGCCAGATGAAGCCCAAACAGCCGTTTCTGCCGCCGGCGAAGCTGCAGCCAAGGCAATCTACCGGCTGGATTGTGAAAACGAGCGGGCTGTGCGTGTTCTTATCAAGAGCCACGTCGCAGCCGGAAGTATCGGCGCGGCGCTCGCGCTCTATGCGCGGCTCTGGCGTCAGCTCGAAGATGCCTACGACATCGAACCGCATAAACTCACACAGGATCTGATTGCCAGCTTGCGACAGCAACAACCCGAGACCGTCGCACGGCCGATTCCATCCTCCCCGGTGGCACAAGCGGCCAGCGCGGGCGGACTTGCCGCCAGCCGTCCATCTGTCGCCGTTCTCCCCTTCCGCACATTGTCACCAAATCTGGAGCCTCAATTCACGATCGGGATCGTCGACAGCGTCGTTCAAGCCTTGTCCAGTCTGAAAGAACTCTTCGTCATTTCCCGCGGCTCGACGATGATCCCGATGTTGCAGACACTGGATCTGCGCGCGATCGGCCGCGATCTCAATGCGCAATATCTGCTTCATGGAAGTATTCAGCGCGCCGGCGACCAGATCCGGATCTCGACCGAGCTCGTTGCCACCGAGTCGGTCGAAGTAGTTCGTGCCGACCGTCTCAGCGGAACCGCCGCCGACGTCTTCGACTTGCAGGATCGCATCGCCGTCGAGGTCATACGCTCCTTGGCACCGCAAGTTCGCGATCGGGAGCTTCATCGCGCAATGCAGAAAAGACCAGACGATCTCGACGCCTATCAGTTGGCACTGGTCGGCTACGACCAGATGTTCAGTCCGGACTACACGACGTTCGTCACGGCGCGAACCAATTTCGAGCGGGCGCACGTCCTCAACCCGGCCTGGGCGCCACCCCTGTCCTACAGCGCCATCTGGCACATGCAACGCGTGGCGCGCGGATGGTCTGCGAATGCATTGAGCGAACTCGACACGGCTCGCGCGCTTGCCGAACGAGCGCTGGAACGCAACTCGGCCGATCCGCTCGCCAACGTCGTCAGCGGCTACACCTTATCGCAATGCAAACACGATCATGTCGGCGCACTCAAGCAGCTCAACCGCGCGATCGAGCTCACGCCGAACCTGGCGCTCGCATTCGCATACCGGGCCGCCGTGCATGTTCGCTGCGAACTCTACCAGGACGCACTTCGCGATGCGGCGATCAATCTGCGCCTATCACCGAGAGATCGGCACGCGTGGTTCGCGGAGATGATTTCGGCCCAGGCACACTTTGCGATGGAAGATCTCGACGTGGCCATCGAGCACGCGACGCGGGTCGCTACGCTCCTGCCCAACAACCAGGTGAACCTGCGCATTCTGATCGCCGCACTCATGGAGAGCGGACGCCTTGACGATGCGCAGGCCTATGCCCAGCCGCTCATGAGTGAGGGCGAGATCGATCTGAAATGGATCGCGATATCACCATGGCCGAAAGCAATCCTGGTGCGCATCGAGGCGGCGTTCTCACGGCTGGCGCGCATGCTTAGGCACTGA
- a CDS encoding phosphatase PAP2 family protein: MAGGYGGYGGYGGYGGYGGYGGYGGYGGYGGSGGSGGAMFSDRADLPFASDPEIELAKFNAIGFGTRLWSTRWYAWVVMSDLALKADWLERLGGFALLGRGPTPWERHLDKDIEILKTMTIHERAGALDEIVSEAEEFISKFLHLLSATATTHPATSRMLIVADALTALITMHYKAHFNRPRPSQVIPGLLTPIQHSGHASFPSGHSTQAHVFAALLTEVLPQSLGIRAPTLAAPTRTTIGQSLVALADRVARNREIAGLHYPSDSSAGVTLAAAITEKILLDREYLPKFQGLVEFARAEWANSGEFLIAPPSKDAKAR; the protein is encoded by the coding sequence ATGGCGGGCGGATACGGTGGCTACGGTGGCTATGGAGGGTATGGCGGCTATGGTGGGTATGGAGGCTATGGTGGATATGGAGGATATGGCGGCTCCGGCGGATCGGGAGGCGCAATGTTCAGCGATCGCGCCGATCTCCCGTTCGCTAGCGACCCCGAAATCGAGCTCGCCAAGTTCAATGCCATCGGCTTTGGCACCAGGCTCTGGTCAACCCGGTGGTACGCGTGGGTCGTGATGTCCGATCTTGCCCTTAAGGCGGATTGGCTCGAGAGGCTCGGCGGATTTGCACTACTCGGCAGGGGTCCAACCCCATGGGAGCGGCATCTTGATAAAGACATTGAGATACTGAAGACCATGACAATCCATGAGCGCGCCGGCGCGCTCGATGAGATCGTGTCCGAGGCTGAGGAATTCATCAGCAAATTCCTGCACCTCCTGTCCGCAACGGCGACAACGCACCCGGCGACTTCGCGCATGCTGATCGTTGCCGACGCGCTGACAGCGCTGATCACGATGCATTACAAGGCGCATTTCAATCGCCCGCGTCCCTCGCAGGTAATCCCCGGGCTGTTGACGCCGATCCAGCACAGCGGACACGCATCGTTTCCGAGCGGTCACTCCACCCAGGCTCACGTCTTCGCGGCGCTTCTCACGGAGGTCCTTCCGCAGTCGCTCGGCATTAGGGCTCCGACGCTGGCAGCCCCCACGAGGACCACGATCGGACAATCGCTCGTCGCCCTTGCTGACAGAGTTGCGCGAAATCGCGAAATCGCCGGCCTTCACTATCCATCGGATTCCAGCGCCGGCGTGACACTCGCGGCGGCAATCACCGAAAAGATTCTCCTGGACCGGGAATATCTGCCGAAGTTCCAGGGGCTCGTCGAGTTCGCGAGGGCCGAATGGGCCAACTCTGGTGAATTCCTGATTGCGCCGCCATCGAAGGATGCAAAGGCTCGGTAA